The following proteins are encoded in a genomic region of Lutra lutra chromosome 16, mLutLut1.2, whole genome shotgun sequence:
- the CDR2L gene encoding cerebellar degeneration-related protein 2-like — translation MRRAAGMEDFSTEEEEPWYDQQDLEQDLHLAAELGKTLLERNKELEESLQQMYSTNEEQVQEIEYLTKQLDTLRHMNEQHAKVYEQLDLTARDLELTNQKLVLESKAAQQKIHGLTETIERLQTQVEQLQAQVEQLRGLEQLRVRREKRERRRTIHTFPCLKELCTSPRCEDAFRLHSSSLELGPRPLEQENERLQTLVGVLRSQVSQERQRKERAEREYAAVLQEYSELERQLCEMEGCRLRVQELEAELLELQQMKQAKTYLLGREDHLAEALLAPLTQAPETDDPQPGIGDDPGAQDGVASPAASPGHAVRKSCSDTALNAIVAKDPASRHAGNLTLHANSVRKRGMSILREVDEQYHALLEKYEELLSKCRQHGAGVRHAGVQTSRPISRDSSWRDLRGGEEGQGEAKAGEKSLSQHVEAVDKRLEQSQPEYKALFKEIFSRIQKTKADINATKVKTHSSK, via the exons ATGCGGAGAGCTGCCGGGATGGAGGACTTCTCCACAGAGGAAGAGGAGCCCTGGTACGACCAGCAGGACCTGGAGCAGG ACTTGCACTTGGCCGCGGAGCTGGGGAAGACCCTGCTGGAGAGGAACAAGGAGCTGGAGGAGTCTCTGCAGCAGATGTACTCCACCAATGAGGAGCAAGTGCAGGAGATCGAG TACCTAACCAAGCAGCTGGACACGCTGCGGCACATGAATGAACAGCACGCCAAAGTGTACGAGCAGCTGGACCTGACAGCCCGAGACCTGGAGCTGACCAACCAGAAGCTGGTGCTGGAGAGTAAGGCTGCCCAGCAGAAGATTCATGG gctcACGGAGACCATCGAGCGCCTGCAGACACAGGTGGAGCAGCTGCAGGCCCAGGTGGAGCAGCTTCGGGGCCTGGAGCAGCTGCGAGTGCGCCGGGAGAAGCGGGAACGAAGACGCACCATCCACACCTTCCCCTGCCTCAAGGAGCTGTGCACCAGCCCCCG GTGTGAGGATGCCTTCCGCCTGCACAGTTCCTCCTTGGAGCTGGGCCCACGGCCCCTGGAGCAGGAGAACGAGCGGCTGCAGACCTTGGTGGGTGTGCTGCGCTCCCAGGTGAGCCAGGAGCGGCAGCGCAAGGAGCGGGCGGAGCGCGAGTACGCCGCGGTGCTGCAGGAGTACTCGGAGCTGGAGCGGCAGCTGTGCGAGATGGAGGGCTGCCGCCTCCGCGTGCAGGAGCTGGAGGCCGAGCTGCTGGAGCTGCAGCAGATGAAGCAGGCCAAGACCTACCTGCTGGGCCGGGAGGACCACCTGGCCGAGGCCCTGCTCGCGCCCCTCACCCAGGCCCCCGAGACCGATGACCCCCAGCCCGGCATCGGGGACGACCCGGGCGCCCAGGACGGTGTCGCCTCTCCGGCCGCGTCCCCGGGCCACGCTGTGCGCAAGAGCTGCAGCGACACAGCGCTCAACGCCATCGTGGCCAAAGACCCAGCCAGCCGGCACGCGGGCAACCTCACGCTGCACGCCAACAGCGTGCGCAAGCGCGGCATGTCCATCCTGCGGGAGGTGGACGAGCAGTACCACGCGCTGCTCGAGAAGTACGAGGAGCTGCTGAGCAAGTGCCGGCAGCACGGCGCGGGGGTGCGGCACGCCGGCGTGCAGACCTCGCGGCCCATCTCCCGAGACAGCTCGTGGAGAGACCTTCGTGGGGGCGAGGAGGGCCAGGGGGAGGCCAAGGCAGGTGAGAAGAGCCTGAGCCAGCACGTGGAGGCTGTGGACAAGCGGCTGGAGCAGAGCCAGCCGGAGTACAAGGCACTTTTCAAGGAGATCTTCTCCAGGATCCAGAAGACCAAGGCCGACATCAACGCCACCAAAGTCAAGACGCACAGCAGCAAGTGA